A section of the Alkalihalobacillus sp. LMS39 genome encodes:
- a CDS encoding enoyl-CoA hydratase-related protein, protein MEMVTLQVENHIGYIQINRPNELNCFNYDTLSQLQHIVDDVHLNRDVQVVVITGAGDRAFSAGADLKERRHLKEREVKRNVKAIRDVFQSIVELPQPTIAAINGYAFGGGFELALACDFRIAVAHAKMGLTEVSWAIIPGAGGTQRLPRLIGQAKAMELILTAKKIEAKEAYDLGILYSVVEKEQLLPSCIQLANDMLKNGPLALQQAKYAILQGMNVDLQTGLAIEAKAYEVIIPTSDRTEALEAFSEKRKPNFKGM, encoded by the coding sequence ATGGAAATGGTTACGTTACAAGTAGAAAATCATATTGGTTATATTCAAATTAATCGTCCAAATGAATTAAATTGCTTTAATTATGATACATTATCTCAACTACAACATATCGTGGATGATGTGCATCTAAATAGAGATGTACAGGTTGTTGTCATAACTGGAGCAGGAGACAGAGCTTTTAGTGCTGGTGCGGATTTAAAAGAGCGTAGACATTTAAAGGAGAGAGAAGTAAAACGAAATGTCAAAGCGATTCGCGATGTGTTTCAATCGATTGTAGAATTACCTCAACCGACGATAGCTGCGATAAATGGTTATGCTTTTGGAGGCGGATTTGAACTAGCACTTGCTTGTGATTTTCGGATTGCTGTGGCTCATGCAAAGATGGGATTAACAGAAGTTAGCTGGGCGATTATCCCTGGAGCAGGAGGAACACAAAGACTTCCGCGTTTAATTGGGCAAGCAAAAGCGATGGAGTTAATTTTAACTGCAAAAAAAATAGAAGCAAAAGAAGCATATGATCTTGGTATCCTTTATTCGGTGGTAGAGAAAGAACAACTGCTCCCAAGTTGTATTCAATTAGCTAATGACATGCTCAAAAATGGGCCACTTGCTCTTCAACAAGCAAAATATGCTATTTTACAGGGAATGAATGTTGATTTGCAAACAGGTCTTGCGATTGAGGCGAAAGCATATGAAGTTATCATTCCAACGTCTGACCGGACTGAGGCACTTGAGGCCTTCTCTGAAAAACGTAAACCAAACTTTAAAGGAATGTGA
- the paaI gene encoding hydroxyphenylacetyl-CoA thioesterase PaaI, producing the protein MREKLLEHFEKDKYAKWLGISILNFGEGFAEVAMDIKDHMLNFHGTANGGAIFSLADVAFAIASNSYGQTAVGITMTMHYMEAGAVGDHMIAVAKEDKKNQRLGLYRIEVKNEQDSLIALAEGMVYRKQDYFIT; encoded by the coding sequence ATGCGTGAGAAATTATTAGAACATTTCGAAAAAGATAAATATGCAAAGTGGTTAGGGATTTCTATTCTAAACTTCGGTGAAGGATTTGCTGAAGTTGCGATGGATATAAAAGACCACATGTTAAATTTTCATGGTACAGCAAACGGAGGAGCCATTTTTTCTCTTGCAGATGTAGCGTTTGCGATTGCAAGTAATTCATACGGTCAAACGGCTGTAGGCATTACGATGACAATGCACTATATGGAAGCAGGAGCTGTAGGAGATCATATGATAGCTGTGGCAAAAGAAGATAAGAAAAATCAACGGCTTGGCTTATACAGGATTGAAGTTAAAAATGAACAAGACTCTTTGATTGCATTAGCAGAAGGAATGGTTTATCGTAAACAGGATTATTTTATAACATAA
- a CDS encoding EthD family reductase: MVKLIALYKTPEDKEAFDKHYFEVHAPLTAKIPGLREMKVSKIVGSPMGKTDYYLQCEMYYDSHEAFKAAMKTDEAKTSGKDLMGFAGHLVTLLIGEDVNE, translated from the coding sequence ATGGTAAAACTAATTGCGTTGTATAAAACACCAGAAGACAAAGAGGCTTTTGACAAGCATTATTTTGAGGTTCATGCTCCGCTGACTGCTAAAATTCCAGGATTACGTGAAATGAAAGTGTCAAAGATTGTTGGGTCGCCAATGGGAAAAACAGATTATTATTTGCAATGTGAAATGTATTATGACAGTCATGAAGCGTTTAAAGCTGCAATGAAAACAGATGAGGCAAAAACATCTGGTAAAGATTTAATGGGATTTGCCGGTCATCTTGTGACTTTGCTTATCGGAGAGGACGTTAATGAGTAA
- a CDS encoding enoyl-CoA hydratase-related protein has protein sequence MSNYKFIKTSVEQSVAVIQLHRPDVLNALNRKMVDEIVDALTFFDNDNKIKVIVLTGNERAFAAGADIDEMANETPMTLERLDPFAVWDKIALVKKPIIGAVQGFALGGGFELVLNCDLIFAAETAQFGFPEVNLGVMPGAGGTQRLTKILGKTKALQWLWLGDMMPAKTAYENGIVTRLFAQEIVVAETMKVAHRLASQPPLSLRLIKEAVHKAVDSPLADGLQLERKNFYLLFSSADQKEGMRAFIEKRNPDFKGE, from the coding sequence ATGAGTAACTATAAGTTTATCAAGACATCGGTAGAACAATCAGTGGCGGTGATTCAGCTTCATCGCCCAGATGTCTTAAACGCCCTTAATCGCAAAATGGTAGATGAAATTGTTGATGCTCTTACTTTCTTTGACAACGATAACAAGATTAAAGTAATCGTACTAACAGGAAATGAAAGAGCATTTGCGGCAGGGGCGGACATTGACGAAATGGCCAATGAAACACCGATGACATTAGAACGTTTAGACCCGTTTGCGGTTTGGGATAAAATCGCTCTCGTGAAAAAGCCGATTATAGGTGCTGTACAAGGGTTTGCCTTAGGTGGTGGATTTGAACTTGTTTTAAATTGTGATTTAATTTTTGCCGCTGAAACCGCACAGTTTGGATTCCCGGAAGTAAATTTAGGTGTGATGCCTGGTGCTGGTGGAACCCAACGATTAACAAAAATTCTTGGGAAAACAAAAGCACTTCAATGGCTATGGTTAGGAGACATGATGCCAGCGAAAACAGCGTATGAAAATGGAATTGTCACTCGCCTTTTCGCACAAGAAATTGTTGTTGCAGAAACGATGAAAGTGGCACACCGGTTAGCGAGTCAGCCTCCCCTTTCTTTACGTCTTATAAAGGAAGCTGTACATAAAGCTGTCGATTCACCGTTAGCAGATGGATTACAGCTTGAAAGGAAAAACTTTTATCTCCTTTTTAGTTCTGCAGACCAAAAGGAAGGGATGAGAGCATTTATAGAAAAGAGAAATCCGGATTTTAAAGGAGAATAA
- a CDS encoding aldehyde dehydrogenase family protein translates to MAKVSNEKKPQMEPLEMKRDLYHMIINGERVTSESNETFTTYNPATGAPLAQVVKATTADAEKAVEAARNAFDFGKWRKYPVNKRARVLNKIAAIMRSRFNELVEVEVLNSGKSLSAAQGQVMQSIEDFEFYAGAIVGHRGTVNNVPGGFFNYTQNEPVGVCAQIIPWNYPMMMAAWKIAPAIAAGCSVVVKPASLTPITAIILTEICHEAGVPEGVVNIVPGPGALIGDYLVEHPKVDKVAFTGSTPTGKDIMAKASQTLKRITLELGGKSPNIVFDDADIDAAVAGSLFGIFYNTGQSCEARSRLYVHEEIYDEFMEKFTEKTRQLTLGNPLDQGTHLGSIISRGQLEVIDGYVKSAIEEGATVVEGGHELTIEGFEDGYWYAPTIITNVTPNMKAVREEIFGPVVVVQTFTDEKAVIKEANDSEYGLGSAIWTKDQGRATRVAHQIQAGIVMVNCPFSAFPGTPFGGYKQSGFGRELCVETLDLYTEQKSVLSYYGNRPINPFGV, encoded by the coding sequence ATGGCAAAAGTATCAAACGAAAAGAAACCACAAATGGAACCGTTAGAAATGAAACGTGATTTATACCACATGATTATTAATGGAGAACGAGTAACAAGTGAGTCGAATGAAACGTTCACGACGTACAATCCAGCTACAGGTGCTCCGTTAGCGCAAGTGGTCAAAGCGACAACAGCCGATGCAGAAAAAGCCGTTGAAGCAGCTAGAAATGCTTTTGATTTTGGGAAGTGGAGAAAATATCCTGTTAATAAACGTGCACGAGTATTAAATAAAATCGCAGCGATTATGCGGTCTCGTTTTAATGAACTTGTGGAAGTAGAAGTATTAAACAGTGGAAAGTCTTTATCTGCTGCACAAGGACAAGTGATGCAATCCATTGAAGATTTTGAATTTTACGCTGGGGCGATTGTTGGTCATCGTGGCACAGTAAACAATGTTCCAGGAGGATTTTTTAACTATACACAAAATGAGCCTGTTGGGGTGTGTGCTCAAATTATTCCTTGGAATTATCCGATGATGATGGCTGCATGGAAAATTGCACCGGCTATCGCAGCGGGATGTTCGGTTGTTGTAAAACCTGCTAGCTTAACGCCAATTACAGCGATTATTTTAACAGAAATTTGCCATGAAGCTGGTGTTCCAGAAGGTGTTGTTAATATTGTCCCAGGCCCAGGTGCTTTAATTGGTGATTATTTAGTTGAACATCCAAAAGTTGATAAAGTTGCATTTACAGGTTCAACCCCTACTGGAAAAGATATTATGGCGAAAGCATCGCAAACATTAAAGCGAATAACGTTAGAATTAGGTGGGAAATCTCCGAATATTGTGTTTGATGATGCGGACATTGATGCAGCTGTTGCAGGTTCATTATTTGGAATTTTCTATAATACGGGTCAAAGTTGTGAGGCGCGCTCACGCTTATATGTACATGAAGAAATTTACGATGAGTTCATGGAAAAGTTCACCGAAAAAACGCGTCAATTAACATTAGGTAATCCGTTAGACCAAGGAACCCATTTAGGTTCTATTATTAGCCGAGGTCAACTAGAAGTGATTGATGGTTATGTGAAATCTGCCATTGAAGAAGGAGCTACTGTTGTTGAAGGTGGACATGAGCTAACGATTGAAGGGTTTGAAGATGGCTATTGGTATGCTCCAACGATCATTACAAATGTAACTCCAAATATGAAGGCGGTTCGTGAAGAGATTTTTGGACCTGTTGTTGTTGTTCAAACATTTACAGATGAAAAAGCAGTGATTAAAGAAGCTAACGATAGCGAGTATGGATTAGGTTCAGCGATTTGGACGAAAGACCAAGGAAGAGCAACTCGTGTAGCTCATCAAATTCAAGCTGGTATTGTAATGGTGAACTGCCCGTTCTCAGCATTCCCAGGAACACCTTTTGGCGGATATAAACAATCTGGATTTGGACGTGAGCTTTGTGTTGAAACACTAGATTTATATACAGAACAAAAAAGTGTCCTTTCTTATTATGGAAATCGGCCGATTAATCCATTTGGTGTATAA
- the paaX gene encoding phenylacetic acid degradation operon negative regulatory protein PaaX → MENLLNTRSMIFTLYGDYVRHYGNEIWIGSLISLLQEFGHNEQSVRAAISRMNKQGWIQSQKQGNKSFYSLTERGKNRIEEAAERIFKFKPHSWDGKWRILMYTIPEEKRNLRDELRQELIWSGFGSMYNSCWLSPNPLEKQVHDMIEKYEIQEYVNFFISEYDGPGEKQALVQKCWDLEEINEKYDFFMREYSQKYIIAKNKIDKGEMTDGQCFVERTILVHEYRKFLFVDPGLPEELLPEKWLGDSAATLFSDYYRVLAEKANAFFEEKFKEGKDIKKISKDYNVLSHPLMVEKTE, encoded by the coding sequence ATGGAAAATTTATTGAATACAAGGTCCATGATTTTTACGTTATATGGAGATTACGTTCGACACTACGGGAATGAAATATGGATTGGAAGTTTAATTAGTTTATTGCAAGAGTTTGGGCATAACGAACAATCGGTCCGTGCGGCGATCTCACGCATGAATAAGCAAGGTTGGATTCAGTCACAAAAACAAGGAAATAAAAGCTTTTACTCCCTCACAGAACGTGGGAAAAATCGGATTGAAGAAGCCGCAGAACGAATTTTCAAATTTAAACCGCATTCCTGGGATGGTAAATGGCGGATTTTGATGTATACGATTCCAGAGGAAAAAAGAAATTTACGAGATGAATTAAGACAAGAACTCATTTGGAGCGGATTCGGTTCGATGTATAACAGCTGTTGGTTATCGCCAAATCCACTTGAAAAACAAGTTCATGATATGATTGAAAAATATGAAATACAAGAGTATGTCAATTTCTTTATTTCCGAGTATGATGGTCCTGGCGAAAAACAAGCATTAGTGCAAAAATGTTGGGATTTAGAAGAAATCAATGAAAAATATGACTTTTTTATGCGTGAATATAGTCAAAAATATATCATTGCAAAAAATAAAATCGACAAAGGTGAAATGACGGACGGACAGTGCTTTGTAGAGCGAACGATCCTTGTTCATGAATATCGAAAATTCCTTTTTGTTGATCCTGGACTACCTGAAGAATTATTACCAGAGAAATGGTTAGGAGATTCAGCGGCGACATTATTTTCTGATTATTATCGTGTGTTGGCGGAAAAAGCAAATGCTTTTTTTGAAGAAAAATTTAAAGAAGGCAAAGATATTAAAAAGATTAGTAAAGACTATAATGTGTTAAGCCACCCTTTAATGGTAGAAAAAACAGAGTAA
- a CDS encoding MFS transporter, which translates to MKSKKIHKGWFILILTIINMFACLGLGRFSLGAVIPFMREGLTLTYSEAGMIASAVFFGYLVSALGVGYLLHKFSVKQVIIFFLLVLGIGMTISSFAQSFWIAYMACLIIGLGSGGANVPSLGMVSRWFSQKYRGTALGITNSGSGLGMVFSGAIIPLLMVINPDDGWRLGWGMMTAIIMMVIVLNIIFLVDAPEQLGLSPVGASTFQQIDNSSLQDENAGSHVVYRNPTVLTLGFIYFTWGFSYLIFSTFFVDYLLSDVGLAKQEAGLYFSVAGFFSIISGLIWGNISDRIGRVQTLFIIFFMQATLLITIITFTNPVVLLFITMVYALTLWAVPTVMVAAVGDMISPQKLSVAIGFMTLFFGVGQWVSPMVTGIVIDYFENYTVAFSLSAAICYIGCVCCLVVYKKEKNNQRYKETIAG; encoded by the coding sequence GTGAAAAGCAAAAAGATACATAAGGGTTGGTTTATCCTCATCCTCACGATTATAAATATGTTTGCTTGCCTAGGGTTAGGAAGATTTTCATTAGGGGCAGTCATACCTTTTATGCGCGAAGGTTTAACATTAACTTATAGTGAGGCAGGAATGATTGCCTCTGCTGTATTTTTTGGCTATTTAGTCAGTGCTTTAGGCGTCGGCTATTTACTTCATAAATTTTCAGTCAAACAAGTTATTATTTTCTTTTTATTAGTACTAGGTATCGGTATGACGATTAGTAGTTTTGCTCAAAGCTTCTGGATTGCCTATATGGCTTGTCTCATTATCGGTTTAGGGTCAGGTGGAGCAAACGTTCCTTCTTTAGGAATGGTCAGTCGTTGGTTTTCTCAAAAATACCGCGGTACGGCACTAGGAATAACAAACTCAGGATCGGGGCTTGGAATGGTATTCAGTGGGGCCATTATCCCTTTGTTAATGGTAATAAACCCTGATGACGGCTGGAGATTAGGCTGGGGAATGATGACGGCAATCATTATGATGGTTATCGTATTAAATATTATTTTTTTAGTTGACGCTCCTGAACAGTTGGGCTTATCTCCTGTTGGTGCATCAACTTTTCAACAAATTGACAATTCGAGTTTGCAGGACGAAAACGCAGGAAGTCATGTTGTTTATCGCAATCCAACCGTTTTAACGTTAGGTTTTATTTATTTCACATGGGGATTTTCCTATTTAATCTTTTCAACCTTTTTCGTCGATTACTTATTAAGTGATGTGGGATTAGCCAAACAAGAAGCGGGTTTATATTTTTCAGTGGCTGGTTTCTTTAGCATTATTAGCGGGCTCATTTGGGGAAATATTTCAGATCGAATAGGAAGAGTACAGACTTTATTTATTATTTTTTTCATGCAGGCGACATTATTAATTACCATTATTACGTTTACGAATCCAGTTGTTTTATTATTTATTACGATGGTTTATGCTTTAACTTTATGGGCGGTTCCGACTGTAATGGTTGCAGCAGTGGGAGATATGATTTCACCGCAGAAGCTATCGGTAGCGATTGGGTTCATGACTTTATTTTTTGGTGTCGGTCAATGGGTTTCGCCGATGGTCACAGGTATTGTTATTGATTATTTTGAAAATTATACAGTGGCTTTTTCGCTTTCTGCTGCTATTTGTTACATCGGTTGTGTATGTTGTCTTGTTGTTTACAAAAAGGAAAAGAACAATCAACGTTATAAGGAAACAATTGCAGGATAA
- a CDS encoding 3-hydroxyacyl-CoA dehydrogenase, producing the protein MVKEIAVIGSGVMGRGIAYVAAVGGFTVHLVDVNEKALESAKGEIKKIFDKGIERGKLSKEAADVASSSLHYSTSMETAVKTAHLVIEAVPEKKEIKQNVFETIDKYAKPSCFFATNTSTMSPTEIGSYTNRPEQVIAMHFFNPVHKMPLIEVVRGLETSDETVEVILAVAEKMGKETVVVNEFPGFVTSRISAMVGNEAFYMLQEGVGTPEEIDKAIKLGLNYPMGPFELGDLVGLDARLNNLKYLHETLGEKFRPCPLLEKYVKAGRLGRKTGRGVYDYR; encoded by the coding sequence ATGGTGAAGGAAATTGCAGTCATCGGGTCAGGTGTGATGGGGCGTGGCATTGCATATGTCGCTGCTGTTGGTGGTTTTACTGTTCACTTAGTTGATGTGAACGAAAAGGCGCTTGAAAGTGCAAAAGGGGAAATCAAAAAGATATTTGACAAAGGAATCGAACGGGGAAAGCTTTCAAAAGAAGCTGCAGATGTTGCTAGCTCATCCCTTCATTATTCAACATCAATGGAAACAGCTGTAAAAACAGCTCATTTAGTCATTGAAGCCGTTCCTGAAAAAAAGGAAATCAAGCAAAATGTCTTTGAAACGATAGATAAATATGCAAAACCGAGTTGTTTTTTTGCGACAAATACTTCAACGATGAGTCCAACTGAAATTGGATCGTATACGAACCGGCCTGAACAAGTCATTGCGATGCATTTTTTTAATCCTGTTCATAAAATGCCTTTAATTGAAGTTGTTCGTGGACTTGAAACGAGTGATGAAACAGTGGAAGTTATTTTAGCTGTTGCAGAAAAAATGGGAAAAGAAACTGTGGTGGTCAATGAATTTCCAGGTTTTGTTACAAGTCGAATTAGTGCCATGGTCGGAAATGAAGCTTTTTATATGCTTCAGGAAGGTGTCGGTACACCTGAAGAAATTGATAAGGCAATTAAACTAGGCTTGAACTATCCGATGGGCCCGTTTGAATTAGGTGACTTAGTAGGGTTAGATGCAAGGTTGAACAATTTAAAATACTTACATGAAACATTAGGAGAGAAATTTAGACCATGTCCTTTGTTAGAAAAGTACGTGAAAGCAGGGAGACTTGGAAGAAAAACGGGGAGAGGTGTCTATGATTATCGGTAG
- a CDS encoding enoyl-CoA hydratase-related protein has translation MFETITFEKKQHIAWITLHRPDKLNAFTPLMNKEMIKALSQAEKDAQIRAIVITGEGRAFCSGEDLASVGDDTDHAEFLRTRYNPMIEKIVTLEKPIVAAVNGVAAGAGMSLALACDFRLAHEKASFIEAFIHVGLIPDSGSLYFLPRIVGHAKALELAMLGDKVSGMEALKIGLVTKVIADSAWQDDVEAFANKLAGLPTKALGLIKRYMNESYQSSLVEMLEKEALGQRTAGLTNDHKEGLTAFVEKRKAEFKGE, from the coding sequence ATGTTTGAGACGATTACCTTTGAAAAAAAGCAACATATTGCTTGGATTACTTTACATCGTCCTGATAAATTAAATGCATTTACTCCATTGATGAACAAGGAAATGATAAAAGCTCTTTCTCAAGCAGAAAAAGATGCTCAAATTCGTGCGATTGTCATCACTGGAGAAGGACGTGCATTTTGTTCAGGAGAAGATTTAGCAAGTGTAGGCGACGATACGGATCATGCTGAGTTTTTACGAACGAGATACAATCCAATGATAGAAAAAATCGTTACGCTTGAAAAACCAATCGTAGCCGCAGTTAACGGTGTAGCAGCAGGGGCTGGCATGAGTCTTGCGCTTGCGTGCGATTTCCGCCTCGCCCATGAAAAAGCGAGTTTTATTGAAGCGTTTATCCATGTTGGCTTAATTCCTGATTCGGGTAGCCTATATTTTTTACCGAGAATTGTTGGTCATGCAAAAGCACTAGAATTAGCAATGCTTGGTGACAAAGTAAGCGGAATGGAAGCGCTTAAAATTGGATTAGTCACAAAAGTGATTGCCGATTCAGCTTGGCAAGATGATGTCGAGGCATTTGCTAACAAACTAGCGGGCTTACCGACAAAAGCATTAGGACTTATAAAACGGTACATGAACGAAAGCTATCAATCTAGCTTAGTGGAGATGTTAGAAAAAGAAGCGTTAGGGCAAAGGACAGCCGGATTGACAAACGACCATAAAGAAGGGCTCACCGCTTTTGTTGAAAAACGTAAGGCGGAATTTAAAGGGGAATAA
- a CDS encoding gamma carbonic anhydrase family protein yields MLYPFQGKTPSVHETAFIAPGVHIIGDVTIGEQSSIWFNTVIRGDEAPIRIGNRCNIQDNSTLHLYEEYPLILEDEVSIGHNVILHGCTIRKGALIGMGATILDGVEIGESAFIGANTLIPPGKKIPPRTMVMGSPGKVIRELNDDDFDLIKLTIETYRLKGQEFKNITPL; encoded by the coding sequence ATGCTTTATCCATTTCAAGGAAAAACCCCTTCTGTTCATGAAACCGCCTTCATAGCTCCAGGTGTACATATTATTGGTGACGTTACAATTGGGGAACAATCAAGCATTTGGTTTAATACGGTTATCCGCGGAGATGAAGCTCCCATTCGGATCGGCAATCGTTGCAATATTCAAGACAATTCAACATTACATTTATATGAAGAGTATCCACTCATCTTAGAAGATGAAGTCTCTATTGGTCACAATGTCATTCTCCATGGTTGTACGATTCGAAAAGGAGCTTTAATCGGGATGGGAGCAACCATTTTAGATGGTGTGGAGATTGGAGAATCTGCATTTATTGGTGCCAACACGTTAATACCACCAGGAAAAAAAATACCTCCTCGTACAATGGTGATGGGGTCACCTGGAAAAGTCATCCGCGAACTTAATGATGACGACTTTGATTTAATCAAGCTGACAATTGAAACATATCGTTTGAAAGGTCAAGAATTCAAAAACATTACTCCACTTTAA
- a CDS encoding 3-oxoadipyl-CoA thiolase — MREVVIIDAVRTPIGRYKGALKSVRPDDLGSVVIQALLERNPDVEPETIEEVVFGNANGAGEDNRNVARMSALLAGLPVSVGGTTINRLCGSGLDAVNYAARAIAVGEGDVFIAGGTESMTRAPFVMAKPQSDYPRGDLNMFDTTIGWRFINPLLEEQYGTDSMPQTAENVATEFQISREEQDRFALQSQQRAQTAIETNRFKEEIVPVAYKDRKGNDITITKDEHPRPDTTMEKLSKLKPIFPGGTVTAGNASGVNDGAAALLLMSKEKAEELGVKPLAEYVTSAVAGLEPRIMGIGPVYAAKKALKRAKLQVEDVGLVELNEAFASQALECMRQLELQEEIVNVNGGAIAFGHPLGASGARILTTLVYEMKKRDVKYGLATMCIGVGQGIATVVKKI; from the coding sequence ATGAGAGAGGTCGTCATTATTGATGCTGTTCGTACTCCTATTGGTCGATATAAAGGTGCACTAAAGTCTGTTCGACCTGATGATTTAGGGAGTGTTGTCATTCAGGCTTTACTTGAAAGGAATCCTGATGTTGAGCCAGAAACGATTGAAGAAGTTGTGTTTGGAAATGCGAACGGAGCGGGAGAAGACAACCGCAATGTCGCCAGAATGTCAGCTTTACTTGCTGGATTACCTGTTTCAGTCGGAGGTACAACGATTAATCGATTATGTGGCTCAGGATTAGATGCTGTGAATTATGCTGCTCGCGCAATTGCAGTGGGTGAGGGTGACGTGTTTATTGCTGGTGGGACAGAAAGCATGACACGAGCACCTTTTGTAATGGCAAAACCTCAGTCCGATTATCCACGTGGTGATCTCAATATGTTTGATACGACAATCGGATGGCGTTTCATTAACCCGCTATTAGAGGAGCAATATGGGACAGATTCTATGCCGCAAACTGCAGAAAATGTGGCAACAGAGTTTCAAATTTCAAGAGAAGAACAAGACCGTTTTGCTCTTCAAAGTCAACAAAGGGCACAAACGGCAATTGAAACAAACCGGTTCAAAGAGGAAATTGTTCCCGTTGCATATAAAGATAGAAAAGGAAATGACATCACGATAACAAAGGATGAACACCCACGTCCGGATACAACAATGGAAAAACTCAGCAAATTAAAACCGATTTTCCCGGGTGGGACGGTAACAGCTGGAAATGCTTCTGGAGTTAATGATGGAGCAGCAGCTTTGCTTTTAATGAGTAAAGAAAAAGCTGAGGAATTAGGGGTTAAACCGTTAGCTGAGTATGTCACTTCAGCTGTTGCAGGACTTGAGCCTCGTATCATGGGTATTGGTCCGGTTTATGCAGCGAAAAAAGCATTAAAACGAGCAAAATTACAAGTGGAAGATGTAGGGCTAGTTGAACTGAATGAAGCGTTTGCTTCACAAGCACTTGAATGTATGAGGCAATTAGAGCTACAAGAGGAGATCGTGAATGTGAATGGTGGTGCGATTGCATTTGGGCATCCTTTAGGAGCGAGTGGTGCTAGAATTTTAACAACTCTCGTATATGAAATGAAAAAGCGAGATGTTAAGTATGGTTTAGCAACGATGTGTATTGGTGTTGGTCAAGGAATTGCCACGGTTGTAAAAAAAATCTAG
- a CDS encoding DUF561 domain-containing protein: MNILCEKLQTQFPIIQGGMGNISHAELTAAISEAGGLGTLGAGTMAVDEVEREIIKVKQLTTKPFCLNIPISVQPDLHKVLSLVFTHQIPVVSLSAGNPAPFMEVLKEKGVTVICVVASVKQAQKAEKLGADIIVAEGFEAAGINSSFETTTLTLIPQVVKAVSIPVVAAGGIGNGSGLLAMLALGASGVQMGTRFIATKEAVVHPSYKELLLQSKDTGTTVVGRSIGKVRRLLHTRYTETLQQMEQQGVTVDEFNEATDEGKHLVGAIEGKIDKGHLNAGQIAGLIDDVPSVNVLLETMVKEAKEKLIHLQQSKLL; the protein is encoded by the coding sequence ATGAATATACTTTGTGAAAAGCTACAAACTCAATTTCCGATTATTCAAGGGGGGATGGGGAACATAAGTCATGCTGAATTAACAGCTGCCATTTCAGAAGCGGGTGGATTAGGTACGCTTGGAGCAGGAACAATGGCTGTAGACGAAGTTGAACGAGAAATCATAAAAGTAAAGCAACTGACAACAAAGCCATTTTGTTTAAATATTCCTATCTCTGTTCAACCGGATTTACATAAAGTTCTTTCTCTCGTTTTTACACATCAAATTCCTGTTGTGTCGTTATCAGCGGGAAATCCAGCTCCTTTTATGGAAGTATTAAAAGAAAAAGGGGTCACCGTTATTTGTGTTGTGGCATCGGTAAAACAAGCTCAAAAAGCTGAAAAATTAGGAGCGGACATTATTGTCGCAGAAGGATTTGAAGCGGCTGGAATTAATTCCTCGTTTGAAACGACGACGTTAACGTTAATCCCACAAGTTGTTAAAGCAGTCTCCATCCCCGTTGTCGCAGCAGGTGGGATTGGAAATGGATCCGGATTGTTAGCGATGCTTGCGCTAGGGGCAAGTGGAGTGCAAATGGGAACTCGCTTTATCGCAACAAAAGAAGCGGTTGTTCATCCATCTTATAAGGAGCTTCTTCTCCAATCTAAAGATACAGGGACAACCGTTGTTGGACGTTCCATTGGGAAAGTCAGGCGGCTTCTTCATACAAGGTATACAGAAACACTTCAACAAATGGAACAACAAGGAGTAACCGTGGATGAATTTAATGAAGCAACAGATGAAGGAAAACATCTTGTGGGGGCCATTGAAGGGAAAATAGACAAAGGCCATTTAAATGCAGGCCAAATCGCTGGATTAATTGATGATGTACCCTCTGTAAACGTTCTTCTAGAAACGATGGTGAAGGAAGCAAAAGAAAAATTAATCCACTTGCAACAATCCAAATTATTATAG